AGAATTGTGTGTTTTTGTATGACCAGGTTTCCATTAGCGGAAATGCATAGCTCTGCAgccagcatatatatatatatatatatatcagatcCAATATTTGAGAgagatagaaaaagaaagaaactatatatatatatttaagtacATGGATGATCACGTTGATGATATACGAAAACAATATGAAATTGCAAGTGGCTGCAACGACGTCCTTGATCATCGCAAAGTTCCAGGCACATAGGGGACCATGCTCACTGGTCAAATGTACAAATTCATGATCATGATGTGATGGCACCTTCCTTCGGCCACCCACATGCACACTTGCTTTGCTAGCTGCATGCTTACTCTAATTTCCTTTTCGCTATTCATTGTAGCATGCCCAAATAATATTGCCAATCTCTTTCATGGATCTACAATAATAATTTCATCTAACCAAAACAAATGGCCATGCATAAATGCTCCATCAACATGCACATGTTCGTGTTCCCTCTTTCACCTTGCCCATGAAACATTTGCAATTAAGACACGTACGTACGTGGTCTCACTActagctttcacacacacactgacacacacaaaataaaaaataaaaagagagcatatatatatatatatatatgcattgatTGATTCAGATAAATAtcataagaaaagaagaataatattaAGTAATTTAAGGAAGAAATTAAAACACGCAATTAACACAGCAAACAGGTACATTACTGTACTTATGTTATTAAGCAAGCGCGCATTAATACTAAACAAGCAAAACAAAGTCAAGTCTTAGGAACATATATAGGAGTTACTATTGTTGTTTCTGTCCACAATAAGTACTCAAAATCTCACACTAATATATAAAAACCATATATAATGATCATAAAAACTCCCATACATCCTGCTCAATCCATCTGCacgcgtttttttttttttggtgtttgcgGTGACTGCGACGAGATCAAAGGAGCAGGTTGTGGACGTTTACTAGTTTAGCTTCTGTTCCTGCATTTCTCCACGGCTCTTGGCGCTGAAATACCAAAAACAGTTTGAAGATAAATTAAAGCTGATTAGTGAAGTACTTCTTAATTAAGCTGCCTTTTAAGAGAGACCAAAagtactctatatatatatatatatatgtgtgtgtgtgtgtgtgtttttgccTCTTAGCTTGTACGCGTGTTGTGCGTTGATAAATGAGTGCTGTTATGAGTATTACAGCTTTTAATTtactacaaattttttacaaattaacagATTTGATAGTTCCTGTAACATTCATCACATACGACCATGTGAGTTTGTAAGAAAAATATAGTAAAACTTGAAATACTCCAAACAGTTTTCTTGATAAAGTTACTGAGCTGCAGTTTGAAGATAGATACTAACCGAGTCCAATTGCCTCCGTTCCTTTCATTATGCGCAGACGCTTGCATGAATGAACAAACATCCTGGTTGAGGTAAAAGAAAGTTAAGATTATATATAAGTACATAAGAGCTGAGATTTGTTGGATTTATTTTCAGTCTTTTATGTGATGCCCCGTAGAGCTCTGAAGATATATTTTTGCAAGAGATATATGGAGAACTTACTCCCATGGGACATCGCCAACGAGCATCCAGTCACCGTCCTTGTCCTCATAACTAGGAACATAGTCAGAGCTGTTCAAAAGATCCATCAGCTTCCTTTCATTCATGAAATCCTTCATTCCTTGGGATCCACAATTACCTTGAACGAAGAACCGTACATATATCAATAAATGGTGCacattaaaagaaatatatcaTAAATTTGTAATGTTACCTACATAGTAGACTGTTACATAATTAAGAAGAATCTAATTATGTGCTTACCAATAGTGAAGGAACTGAACATTTTGCCTAAGGCATCAAAGAGCTCTTGGTAACTCTTGTACATCTTTAGGTCAACTTTACGAAGATAAGGTGCACCATCCATGCTAACCTTCACAAAGGCTGCGTTGCCACTAGCCTTCTCACTCTCCTCGGGGCCGCCCTTTTGGACAGCTAACATATTCTTTCGGAATGATCGGACGGGGGGCCAACCCACAACTTGTGCCCTAAATTTCTCATTTGGTTAAATTATTACTGTTCACTTTCTATTTACAGCTTTATGGCTCTATAATGGagttaaaaagagagaaaaatataaaatcaaaatcaaaagaagcAAGTATTATGAGATCAAACAAACTGAAgtataaaggaaagaaaatattatGCTCGAAATTGTGGGTGCAGTGGGAGAGATCGATCTATATACGTACGTAC
The Alnus glutinosa chromosome 14, dhAlnGlut1.1, whole genome shotgun sequence genome window above contains:
- the LOC133857921 gene encoding auxin-induced protein AUX28-like; its protein translation is MEAGTKKEKMGFEETELRLGLPGNGATTHEGAEVARKRGFSETETETTTVDLKLNLSSKEPGRDPTTEKLQKEKNCLLTADPAKHPAKAQVVGWPPVRSFRKNMLAVQKGGPEESEKASGNAAFVKVSMDGAPYLRKVDLKMYKSYQELFDALGKMFSSFTIGNCGSQGMKDFMNERKLMDLLNSSDYVPSYEDKDGDWMLVGDVPWEMFVHSCKRLRIMKGTEAIGLAPRAVEKCRNRS